Proteins from a genomic interval of Plutella xylostella chromosome 24, ilPluXylo3.1, whole genome shotgun sequence:
- the LOC105389959 gene encoding GDP-fucose protein O-fucosyltransferase 2, whose amino-acid sequence MHLIFILIANLLLTTAEQDLSEGTCDAAVKSCQNDPQNHDTKFLFYDVNPPEGFNLRRDVYMRFAVMMSETHKKGKKLDWRLVLPPWYRLYHWRSQRMIGQPLPWSTFFDVNSLKSFAPVVELNEILTNETSNTLEIDTVYVLQNYDDPFEGGIFADKWQVNKDNCRYDGDFWGHANVKAKEIVCVRFQGQISRLWELISLHPSDKNVMFAHGEIALHDSYGTKNYWDCRKSMKFNENLVKTAEYYIENNLNCTEKLCKSYMAVHWRRQDFTRSRHNDVPSLHGTIDQIDHAVRMHLRKIKKIFIASDAPTSELNLLIDELEYLKYEVFHFTPSKTELELFKDGGVAIIDQIICSHAAYFIGTHESTFTFRIQEEREILGFDSDTTFNRLCPDSGVCEKPSRWTVIN is encoded by the coding sequence ATGCATTTAATATTCATTCTGATTGCTAACCTCTTATTAACAACGGCCGAACAAGATTTATCTGAAGGCACCTGCGACGCTGCTGTGAAATCGTGCCAAAATGATCCTCAAAACCACGACACCAAATTCTTGTTCTACGATGTGAATCCTCCCGAAGGTTTTAATTTGCGGCGAGATGTATACATGCGGTTCGCTGTTATGATGTCGGAGACCCATAAAAAGGGTAAAAAGTTGGATTGGAGACTGGTTTTGCCTCCTTGGTATCGCCTCTACCATTGGAGATCTCAAAGGATGATCGGCCAGCCATTGCCTTGGAGCACATTTTTTGACGTCAATTCTCTGAAGTCCTTCGCTCCTGTAGTAGAATTAAACGAGATATTAACCAACGAAACATCCAACACCCTTGAAATTGACACTGTGTATGTCCTACAAAATTACGACGACCCTTTTGAAGGTGGAATATTTGCTGACAAGTGGCAAGTCAATAAAGATAACTGCAGGTATGATGGGGACTTCTGGGGACACGCTAATGTAAAAGCTAAGGAAATTGTATGTGTAAGATTTCAGGGACAAATCTCTAGACTCTGGGAGCTAATATCTTTACATCCGTCAgataaaaatgttatgttCGCACATGGTGAAATAGCTTTACATGATTCGTATGGTACTAAAAATTACTGGGACTGCcgtaaaagtatgaaattcaATGAAAATCTTGTTAAAACTGCAGAATATTACAttgaaaacaatttaaactGTACAGAAAAGCTGTGTAAATCATACATGGCTGTGCATTGGAGAAGGCAGGACTTTACACGTAGCAGACACAATGATGTTCCATCGTTGCATGGTACCATCGACCAAATCGACCATGCTGTAAGAATGCATCTTAgaaaaattaagaaaattttcATTGCATCTGACGCTCCAACTTCTGAACTAAACCTTCTGATAGACGAGCTGGAGTATCTCAAATATGAAGTATTCCATTTCACTCCAAGTAAAACAGAATTAGAGCTATTCAAAGATGGCGGTGTGGCCATCATAGATCAAATCATTTGCTCTCACGCTGCCTACTTCATTGGAACACATGAAAGCACCTTTACATTCAGAATTCAAGAGGAGAGAGAAATTTTGGGTTTCGATAGTGACACTACGTTCAACAGACTATGTCCCGATTCAGGAGTATGTGAGAAGCCATCAAGGTGGACTGTCATTAATTAA